TTATTATCAATAGTAATTCGATCTAATCCATGAAATTTAGTTGTATAAATATAATTATTCAAACTATAAGATATTACTTTAGCTTTTAAGCTATAAAGAAAAATGTTGTTATCGTATATTTCAAAACTAAATTCATCATTTGGATTAGGTTGTTTTATTAATGTATAGTCAAAATCTCCACCTTTAAATAAGAATTTTTGTGTTTTAATTATTTTCATTTTTAATCTCCAATTCTTTAGTCTCAAATGAGAAATATGCTTGAATTCTTTGATGAGTTGTTTCTAAATTTTTTGTTATTTTATCAAAATGAAGTTGCATTATGGATATGTAAAAACGTATTGTTTTAATATCCTCACCTACAGTAAATAAGGAATTAACATATTCTTCTTCATTTAGAATAATAATGTTATTTTTCTTCATAAAATTATGTAATTTACTTTTTAGAATTAATTTCATATCTGTTTGATTTAATGAATTGAAATAAATGAATTCATTTAGGTTTTTAACAAAATCTGAATTGAATTTTGAACCCATTAAATCAATGATTTGAGACTTACTAAACTTATTAATTTTAAGTTCTTGACTAAATAAGTTACTTGTGAAAATTATTATTGAGTTTTTGATTGATAATTCATTTCCTGACGTTGATGTAATGCTACTGGTTTTAAATAAATCGCTAAGAAATGAACTTGAGCAGAGGAAATTTGATTTTTCAATTTCATCGAATAAAACTAGACTATTAGGAAAACTTTTTAAATGCATATATAATGAATTAGTATCTCTTGGATCATCGCTAATTATAAATTTGCAAAAATCATCATAGGTTTGAATTTTGGTGCTATCTATTATGAAAATATTGTTATTATAAAAGTTTTTAGATATTTGCTTTGCGAGTTCAGTTTTACCAACACCACTATCTCCTAGGAATAAAAATGAATTTAAGTTGTTATCATATTTATTTAACTTAAGAAATAAATATTTAGAAATTGTTTCAACTGCATCTGATTGAGATTTTATATTTTTAGATAATTTTGAACAAATTTCTTCATATGCTAAATGATAAGGGATAATGTTAAAATACTCTTTTAATTTACTCTCAAATTCTGTTGGATTTAGTGATGAAATAAAATCAAATAAATTATCACAATCTTTATAAATATTATTTGAATATTTTTCTAGATATTTTTGAAACATTATTTTATTAATTTCAGGTGCTTGTTGTGATAAAAACTGACTGTTAGATTTAATAAAAGCTGTAATTTCACTTTTGGGATCTGATTTTAAATTTTGAACATTTATTCTATCGAAGTAGAATGGTAGATCAGAGTTATCACAAAATAAATTGAATTCACTGTCATTACCGTAAATTAAGATATGAATATTTGGGTTATCTAATAACATTTTTAAGAATTCAACATTTGTTGTATTCAAGAAACCATCATTTGAATTGCTGAATGAAAGACTAAAGAAATTACTAAGAACTAAAAGGATATTGCTATTAACTAGAGAGATTTTGTTTAAATATGCAAACATATTTGCAACAGCAAATTCATAATCACCTCAATTATTATTTTTACCAATATTATGTATTTTTGTCATATCAATATTGATTTGTTGAAAGCTTCCATCAAAATTTAATGTTGATGTAATGTGTTTAATTTCATTACTATCAGCTGTATTAATGAAAATATTTTTATTTTTTGAAAATATTGTTTTAATATCTTGACAAATAATTTCATATTTAGGGTAATAAAATTTATAATCAAAACATCATGAAGCAGATGACCCGATATCTAATTGTTTGTTATTCAAAATTATAAATGTGCTTGAGTTATGATGCTTAGATTTTGTTTTTTTAACAGTGTGTAAATATTCATTATTTATACTAAGATCTAGTTTATTTTTAATCATTTTCATCTCCTTCAAGAACATATTTAAATGCTATTGAGTGAAATTCACAAAATAGAATTATGCTACCATTGTTATGATTTTGGATTGTATTAGCAATAGAATTCATAATTTCGAATTTTAAATTTAAAAGCTTATCATCTTCTTCTATATATTTATCAATATTATTAGATAATGTGTCCATATTAAAAGTAATTTTTATATCTGTAATTTTAGACATTTGATAAATAAATTCAGATGCAAATTCATTTGCTATATTTAGAGTAATATTTTTGTTTATAAAAATAATGTTAGTAAATCTAGCTATGAATTCATGTGGATAAAATGAATTTAAAAAGTTACGTACTGTTGTATCTTTTTCTAACTGATAAGCTAGGATTTTATCAGAATTTGAATCAGTGAAAATAAATGTGTTTAAATAGCAATAATGTTTTTCGTTTTTATCATCAACAAAATATCCTTCATCTAAAATATTTAAAAACATTGTAATAGTTTCTTTGGAAGCATGCTGAATATTATTGATACAAATAATACTGTTAGGATAGTTTTTAACTATACTTAGAAGCGAATTCTCAAATCTTGTGTTTGAACTAAATAAAATATGCGGTCTAATTTTGGATAAATCTAATTCATGAAAAATTTCTAAATTCATTTTTTTATTTAAAATCTCAAAATTAAGTTTTTCACCTAAACAAAACAATGAATAAGGTTTTGATTTTTGAATTTTAGCAGTATCATTAACAAGTTTTAATATTTTGGTTAACTCAAATGATGCATCTTTTTCCAATTGCAAATCTTTCAATATATTAATGATATTAGATATATTTGTGGAATTATAGCTTTCAGAGATTTTATGAAATAAAAACTCTTGATATTTTTGATTAGAAATATTATATTCATCCAAAATATCTTGGATGGAATATTTTGATAAATAGTCATGATAAAATTTAGAGAAAATTCTAGAATCTAATTTGGAAAGTTTGGTTTTCTGCGAAATAAAGTTAAATATATTATCACTTGTAATTTCGGGTAAGTAAATGTATTTGTAATTATTTGAATCGATTTTGTTATATTCTCATTTTTTGAACTCAAACATATCTTTTCTTAATCAAATAATATTAGATGCTTTTTGAAACATTTTTTCAGTTAGCAGTGTTGTTGTGGTC
The DNA window shown above is from Mycoplasma seminis and carries:
- a CDS encoding AAA family ATPase codes for the protein MIKNKLDLSINNEYLHTVKKTKSKHHNSSTFIILNNKQLDIGSSASWCFDYKFYYPKYEIICQDIKTIFSKNKNIFINTADSNEIKHITSTLNFDGSFQQINIDMTKIHNIGKNNNWGDYEFAVANMFAYLNKISLVNSNILLVLSNFFSLSFSNSNDGFLNTTNVEFLKMLLDNPNIHILIYGNDSEFNLFCDNSDLPFYFDRINVQNLKSDPKSEITAFIKSNSQFLSQQAPEINKIMFQKYLEKYSNNIYKDCDNLFDFISSLNPTEFESKLKEYFNIIPYHLAYEEICSKLSKNIKSQSDAVETISKYLFLKLNKYDNNLNSFLFLGDSGVGKTELAKQISKNFYNNNIFIIDSTKIQTYDDFCKFIISDDPRDTNSLYMHLKSFPNSLVLFDEIEKSNFLCSSSFLSDLFKTSSITSTSGNELSIKNSIIIFTSNLFSQELKINKFSKSQIIDLMGSKFNSDFVKNLNEFIYFNSLNQTDMKLILKSKLHNFMKKNNIIILNEEEYVNSLFTVGEDIKTIRFYISIMQLHFDKITKNLETTHQRIQAYFSFETKELEIKNENN